A single window of Anser cygnoides isolate HZ-2024a breed goose chromosome 12, Taihu_goose_T2T_genome, whole genome shotgun sequence DNA harbors:
- the TMED6 gene encoding transmembrane emp24 domain-containing protein 6 isoform X3: protein MAVCRRGRRNPQRPRKGRLCRDRKSAARDWRCGWLCGHVPLEPVLGGARPAGSRRTGAVLQELLLVTAALPRSTLSRRVQLGSLLLPRLQAGRSMLLLALLLLGLPGPAGCPMTEPLSGSSDEPPFRGVDRYDFAVIVTAGATECFWQFAHQSGNFFFSYEVQRATGFANSRIILATASDPNGFQIGASQDVRGQISFPTRETGFYQLCLDNQHNHFGFMQVYLNFGVYYDGFSVEREQPAERRQLNDTLEAIEVGAASTTERFETARVRQTPNGLEIKQAARLPAPSWEWRIPAVFGFGHRDPGWVAARALRWCAKRAAHGLASSSPAGLGKSFPRDPRRAFVTA, encoded by the exons ATGGCCGTGTGCCGGCGCGGCAGACGTAACCCGCAACGCCCCCGTAAGGGTCGGCTCTGCAGAGACAGGAAATCAGCGGCACGGGACTGGAGGTGCGGGTGGCTTTGTGGCCACGTTCCTTTGGAGCCAGTGCTGG GAGGGGCGAGGccggctgggagcaggaggaccGGCGCtgtgctccaggagctgctgctggtgaccGCGGCGCTTCCTCGCAGCACCCTCAGCAGAAGGGTTCAGCTGG gctccctgctcctgccccggcTGCAGGCTGGAcgcagcatgctgctgctggctctcctgctcctggggctgccggGCCCCGCGGGGTGCCCCATGACCGAGCCCCTGAGCGGGTCCAGCGACGAGCCCCCGTTCCGCGGCGTGGATCGCTACGACTTCGCCGTCATCGTCACCGCCGGCGCCACCGAGTGCTTCTGGCAGTTCGCACACCAGAGCGGCAACTTCTTCTTCAGCTACGAG GTCCAGCGGGCGACGGGCTTCGCCAACAGCAGGATCATCCTGGCCACAGCCAGCGACCCCAACGGCTTCCAGATCGGCGCTTCCCAGGACGTGCGAGGACAGATCAGCTTCCCCACCAgggagacag GTTTCTACCAGCTGTGCCTGGACAACCAGCATAACCACTTCGGCTTCATGCAGGTGTACCTCAACTTTGGCGTCTACTACGATGGCTTCAGCGTGGAGagggagcagccagcagagagGAGGCAGCTGAATGACACCTTGGAGGCCATCGAGGTAGGTGCCGCTTCCACCACAGAGCGCTTTGAAACAGCACGTGTCAGGCAGACCCCAAATGGGCTGGAAATAAAGCAAGCAGCGAGGCTGCCCGCCCCATCCTGGGAATGGAGGATCCCAGCGGTGTTCGGCTTTGGCCACCGGGATCCAGGTTGGGTAGCAGCGCGGGCCCTGCGCTGGTGTGCCAAGCGTGCTGCTCACGGGCTGGCTTCCAGCAGTCCTGCGGGGCTGGGCAAGTCCTTCCCGAGGGACCCAAGAAGGGCGTTTGTCACTGCCTGA
- the TMED6 gene encoding transmembrane emp24 domain-containing protein 6 isoform X2 — MFSPIPCSGLLPRLPRANPRCARGEQRGSNAPCSAGLRRAARASWRETFVLRHLAHEDCGSSAGGARPAGSRRTGAVLQELLLVTAALPRSTLSRRVQLGSLLLPRLQAGRSMLLLALLLLGLPGPAGCPMTEPLSGSSDEPPFRGVDRYDFAVIVTAGATECFWQFAHQSGNFFFSYEVQRATGFANSRIILATASDPNGFQIGASQDVRGQISFPTRETGFYQLCLDNQHNHFGFMQVYLNFGVYYDGFSVEREQPAERRQLNDTLEAIEVSIRKLQLHIFHMWRFYNFARMRKGADSFLLESNYHYVNCWSMAQSCVIVLSGALQLYFLKRLFNVQGSSKPRC, encoded by the exons ATGTTCTCTCCCATCCCCTGCTCCGGGCTCTTGCCCCGGCTGCCCCGGGCAAACCCCCGGTGTGCCAGAGGAGAGCAGCGGGGCAGCAACGCGCCCTGCTCAGCCGGCCTGCGAAGGGCTGCGCGTGCTTCTTGGCGTGAAACGTTTGTGCTGAGGCATCTCGCTCACGAGGACTGCGGTTCCTCTGCAGGAGGGGCGAGGccggctgggagcaggaggaccGGCGCtgtgctccaggagctgctgctggtgaccGCGGCGCTTCCTCGCAGCACCCTCAGCAGAAGGGTTCAGCTGG gctccctgctcctgccccggcTGCAGGCTGGAcgcagcatgctgctgctggctctcctgctcctggggctgccggGCCCCGCGGGGTGCCCCATGACCGAGCCCCTGAGCGGGTCCAGCGACGAGCCCCCGTTCCGCGGCGTGGATCGCTACGACTTCGCCGTCATCGTCACCGCCGGCGCCACCGAGTGCTTCTGGCAGTTCGCACACCAGAGCGGCAACTTCTTCTTCAGCTACGAG GTCCAGCGGGCGACGGGCTTCGCCAACAGCAGGATCATCCTGGCCACAGCCAGCGACCCCAACGGCTTCCAGATCGGCGCTTCCCAGGACGTGCGAGGACAGATCAGCTTCCCCACCAgggagacag GTTTCTACCAGCTGTGCCTGGACAACCAGCATAACCACTTCGGCTTCATGCAGGTGTACCTCAACTTTGGCGTCTACTACGATGGCTTCAGCGTGGAGagggagcagccagcagagagGAGGCAGCTGAATGACACCTTGGAGGCCATCGAG GTCAGCATTCGCAAGCTGCAGCTCCACATCTTCCACATGTGGCGGTTCTACAACTTTGCCCGGATGAGGAAAGGGGCCGACTCCTTCCTGCTCGAGTCCAACTACCACTACGTCAACTGCTGGTCGATGGCGCAGAGCTGTGTCATCGTCCTCTCGGGGGCCCTGCAGCTTTACTTCTTGAAGCGTCTCTTCAACGTGCAGGGCTCCAGCAAGCCGAGGTGCTGA
- the TMED6 gene encoding transmembrane emp24 domain-containing protein 6 isoform X1, translating to MFSPIPCSGLLPRLPRANPRCARGEQRGSNAPCSAGLRRAARASWRETFVLRHLAHEDCGSSAGGARPAGSRRTGAVLQELLLVTAALPRSTLSRRVQLGSLLLPRLQAGRSMLLLALLLLGLPGPAGCPMTEPLSGSSDEPPFRGVDRYDFAVIVTAGATECFWQFAHQSGNFFFSYEVQRATGFANSRIILATASDPNGFQIGASQDVRGQISFPTRETGFYQLCLDNQHNHFGFMQVYLNFGVYYDGFSVEREQPAERRQLNDTLEAIEVGAASTTERFETARVRQTPNGLEIKQAARLPAPSWEWRIPAVFGFGHRDPGWVAARALRWCAKRAAHGLASSSPAGLGKSFPRDPRRAFVTA from the exons ATGTTCTCTCCCATCCCCTGCTCCGGGCTCTTGCCCCGGCTGCCCCGGGCAAACCCCCGGTGTGCCAGAGGAGAGCAGCGGGGCAGCAACGCGCCCTGCTCAGCCGGCCTGCGAAGGGCTGCGCGTGCTTCTTGGCGTGAAACGTTTGTGCTGAGGCATCTCGCTCACGAGGACTGCGGTTCCTCTGCAGGAGGGGCGAGGccggctgggagcaggaggaccGGCGCtgtgctccaggagctgctgctggtgaccGCGGCGCTTCCTCGCAGCACCCTCAGCAGAAGGGTTCAGCTGG gctccctgctcctgccccggcTGCAGGCTGGAcgcagcatgctgctgctggctctcctgctcctggggctgccggGCCCCGCGGGGTGCCCCATGACCGAGCCCCTGAGCGGGTCCAGCGACGAGCCCCCGTTCCGCGGCGTGGATCGCTACGACTTCGCCGTCATCGTCACCGCCGGCGCCACCGAGTGCTTCTGGCAGTTCGCACACCAGAGCGGCAACTTCTTCTTCAGCTACGAG GTCCAGCGGGCGACGGGCTTCGCCAACAGCAGGATCATCCTGGCCACAGCCAGCGACCCCAACGGCTTCCAGATCGGCGCTTCCCAGGACGTGCGAGGACAGATCAGCTTCCCCACCAgggagacag GTTTCTACCAGCTGTGCCTGGACAACCAGCATAACCACTTCGGCTTCATGCAGGTGTACCTCAACTTTGGCGTCTACTACGATGGCTTCAGCGTGGAGagggagcagccagcagagagGAGGCAGCTGAATGACACCTTGGAGGCCATCGAGGTAGGTGCCGCTTCCACCACAGAGCGCTTTGAAACAGCACGTGTCAGGCAGACCCCAAATGGGCTGGAAATAAAGCAAGCAGCGAGGCTGCCCGCCCCATCCTGGGAATGGAGGATCCCAGCGGTGTTCGGCTTTGGCCACCGGGATCCAGGTTGGGTAGCAGCGCGGGCCCTGCGCTGGTGTGCCAAGCGTGCTGCTCACGGGCTGGCTTCCAGCAGTCCTGCGGGGCTGGGCAAGTCCTTCCCGAGGGACCCAAGAAGGGCGTTTGTCACTGCCTGA
- the NIP7 gene encoding 60S ribosome subunit biogenesis protein NIP7 homolog, with protein sequence MRPLTEAETRAVFEKLGRYIGENIQLLVERPDGTYCFRLHRDRVYYVSEKLLKGAASIPRDSLVALGTCFGKFTKTQKFRLNVTALDFLAPYAKYKVWVKPGSEQSFLYGNHVLKSGLGRITENTAQYQGVVVYSMADVPLGFGVAAKSTQDCRKVDPMAIVVFHQADVGEYVRSEDMLT encoded by the exons ATGCGGCCGCTCACCGAGGCGGAGACGCGGGCGGTGTTCGAGAAGCTCGGGAGATA CATCGGCGAGAACAtccagctgctggtggagcGCCCCGACGGCACCTACTGCTTCCGCCTGCACCGCGACCGCGTCTACTACGTGAG CGAGAAGCTGCTGAAGGGGGCGGCCAGCATCCCGCGGGACAGCCTGGTGGCGCTGGGCACCTGCTTCGGCAAGTTCACCAAGACGCAGAAGTTCCGGCTCAACGTCACGGCGCTGGATTTCCTCGCGCCCTACGCCAAG TACAAGGTGTGGGTGAAGCCCGGCTCCGAGCAGTCCTTCCTCTACGGCAACCACGTGCTGAAGTCGGGCCTGGGCCGCATCACGGAGAACACGGCGCAGTACCAGGGCGTGGTGGTGTACTCCATGGCCGACGTCCCGCTG ggGTTTGGGGTAGCTGCAAAGTCCACCCAGGACTGCCGGAAGGTGGACCCCATGGCGATCGTGGTGTTCCACCAGGCCGACGTCGGGGAGTACGTGCGGAGCGAGGACATGCTGACCTAG
- the COG8 gene encoding conserved oligomeric Golgi complex subunit 8 isoform X2: protein MAAEEARLLAWLRGPAAAGPGGAQLSAYVAELAALGLAELGREPARLAAERARVGAETRRLAFEHYRAFIRSAECTGRAGRGFGGIESRLGSLLDRLPALQDACRNFVRDAEAIACSRRMNSLTLNRHTEILEILEIPQLMDTCVRNRYYEEALELAAYVRRLEKKHSSIPVIQGIVAEVRQSTQLMLNELIQQLRTNIPLPTCLRVIGYLRRMDVFTEAELRIKFLQARDAWLRSIQASIPEDDPYFHLTKTVEACRVHLFDIVTQYRAIFSDEEPLLAPDQPTLNEGAIFHGWVLQKVSEFLQVLERDLQRGVGGRLDSLLGQCMYFGLSFSRVGADFRGQLAPIFQRVAAATFGKAVEEAVEKFQEEMNSYTLISAPAVLGSAAAVPVPTAQPGTLQPPMVLLDFPPLACFLNSLLVAFNDLRLCCPIALAQDVATCLQDALSKVTKIILAFHRAEEAAFSGREQELFVQFCTAFLEDLLPYLNRCLQVLFPPAQIAQALGVDESGQPVSWEASGWAARVIQHELDHLDGVLFIDRMDSRTFANTAWSQLLD from the exons atggcggcggaggaggcgcggctgctggcctggctgcgcggcccggcggcggcggggcccggcggcgcccAGCTCTCCGCCTACGTGGCCGAGCTggcggcgctggggctggcggAGCTGGGCCGGGAGCCGGCGCGGCTGGCGGCGGAGCGGGCGCGGGTCGGGGCGGAGACGCGGCGCTTGGCCTTCGAGCACTACCGGGCCTTCATCCGCTCCGCGGAGTGCACCGGGCGCGCCGGCCGAGGCTTCGGCGGCATCGAGAGCCGCCTCGGCAGCCTGCTGGACCGCCTGCCCGCCCTGCAGGACGCCTGCCG GAACTTCGTGCGCGACGCCGAGGCCATCGCCTGCAGCCGGCGGATGAACAGCCTGACGCTGAACCGGCACACGGAGATCCTGGAGATCCTGGAGATCCCGCAGCTCATGGACACCTGCGTCCGCAACCGCTACTACGAGGAGGCGCTGGAGCTGGCCGCCTACGTGCGGCGGCTGGAGAAGAAGCACAGCAGCATCCCCGTGATCCAG ggcaTCGTGGCCGAGGTGCGCCAGTCCACCCAGCTGATGCTGAACGAGCTCATCCAGCAGCTCCGCACCAACATCCCGCTGCCCACCTGCCTGCGGGTCATCGGCTACCTGCGGCGCATGGACGTCTTCACGGAGGCTGAGCTGCGCATCAAGTTCCTGCAGGCGCGGGACGCCTGGCTGCGCTCCATCCAGGCCTCCATCCCCGAGGACGACCCCTACTTTCACCTCACCAAGACGGTCGAGGCCTGCCGCGTCCACCTCTTTGACATCGTCACTCAGTACCGTGCCATCTTCTCTGACGAGGAGCCGCTCCTGGCCCCCGACCAGCCCACCCTCAACGAGGGGGCCATCTTCCACGGCTGGGTGCTGCAGAAGGTCTCCGAGttcctgcaggtgctggagcGCGACCTGCAGCGAGGGGTGGGCGGCCGCCTGGACTCGCTGCTGGGGCAGTGCATGTACTTCGGCCTCTCCTTCAGCAGGGTGGGGGCTGATTTCCGCGGGCAGCTGGCCCCCATCTTCCAGCGCGTCGCCGCCGCCACCTTCGGCAAGGCagtggaggaggcggtggagaAGTTCCAGGAGGAGATGAATTCCTACACGCTCATCTCCGCCCCGGCCGTGCTGGGCAGCGCGGCGGCCGTGCCGGTGCCCACGGCCCAGCCGGGGACGCTGCAGCCGCCCATGGTGCTGCTGGACTTCCCGCCCCTCGCCTGCTTCCTCAACAGCCTCCTGGTCGCCTTCAACGACCTGCGGCTCTGCTGCCCCATCGCCCTGGCCCAGGACGTGGCCACCTGCCTGCAGGACGCCCTCAGCAAG GTGACCAAAATAATCCTGGCTTTCCACCGGGCAGAGGAGGCAGCGTTCAGCGGCCGTGAGCAGGAGCTCTTTGTCCAGTTCTGCACGGCGTTCCTGGAAGATCTGCTCCCCTACCTGAACCGCTGCCTCCAGGTGCTCTTCCCTCCGGCCCAGATCGCGCAGGCGCTGG GCGTGGACGAGAGCGGGCAGCCGGTGAGCTGGGAGGCGTCGGGCTGGGCCGCCCGCGTCATCCAGCACGAGCTGGACCACCTGGACGGCGTGCTCTTCATCGACCGCATGGACAGCCGCACCTTCGCCAACACCGCCTGGAGCCAGCTCCTCGACTGA
- the COG8 gene encoding conserved oligomeric Golgi complex subunit 8 isoform X1, with protein sequence MAAEEARLLAWLRGPAAAGPGGAQLSAYVAELAALGLAELGREPARLAAERARVGAETRRLAFEHYRAFIRSAECTGRAGRGFGGIESRLGSLLDRLPALQDACRNFVRDAEAIACSRRMNSLTLNRHTEILEILEIPQLMDTCVRNRYYEEALELAAYVRRLEKKHSSIPVIQGIVAEVRQSTQLMLNELIQQLRTNIPLPTCLRVIGYLRRMDVFTEAELRIKFLQARDAWLRSIQASIPEDDPYFHLTKTVEACRVHLFDIVTQYRAIFSDEEPLLAPDQPTLNEGAIFHGWVLQKVSEFLQVLERDLQRGVGGRLDSLLGQCMYFGLSFSRVGADFRGQLAPIFQRVAAATFGKAVEEAVEKFQEEMNSYTLISAPAVLGSAAAVPVPTAQPGTLQPPMVLLDFPPLACFLNSLLVAFNDLRLCCPIALAQDVATCLQDALSKVTKIILAFHRAEEAAFSGREQELFVQFCTAFLEDLLPYLNRCLQVLFPPAQIAQALGVPPAQLQRFGRLGCVDAAAIGELLAAVLPAREAEPLPGEEEPVPQSAVPAPAPCPPQQREEGAVVGEPPAAQGQEDPADPAAGALLPDAPPAVS encoded by the exons atggcggcggaggaggcgcggctgctggcctggctgcgcggcccggcggcggcggggcccggcggcgcccAGCTCTCCGCCTACGTGGCCGAGCTggcggcgctggggctggcggAGCTGGGCCGGGAGCCGGCGCGGCTGGCGGCGGAGCGGGCGCGGGTCGGGGCGGAGACGCGGCGCTTGGCCTTCGAGCACTACCGGGCCTTCATCCGCTCCGCGGAGTGCACCGGGCGCGCCGGCCGAGGCTTCGGCGGCATCGAGAGCCGCCTCGGCAGCCTGCTGGACCGCCTGCCCGCCCTGCAGGACGCCTGCCG GAACTTCGTGCGCGACGCCGAGGCCATCGCCTGCAGCCGGCGGATGAACAGCCTGACGCTGAACCGGCACACGGAGATCCTGGAGATCCTGGAGATCCCGCAGCTCATGGACACCTGCGTCCGCAACCGCTACTACGAGGAGGCGCTGGAGCTGGCCGCCTACGTGCGGCGGCTGGAGAAGAAGCACAGCAGCATCCCCGTGATCCAG ggcaTCGTGGCCGAGGTGCGCCAGTCCACCCAGCTGATGCTGAACGAGCTCATCCAGCAGCTCCGCACCAACATCCCGCTGCCCACCTGCCTGCGGGTCATCGGCTACCTGCGGCGCATGGACGTCTTCACGGAGGCTGAGCTGCGCATCAAGTTCCTGCAGGCGCGGGACGCCTGGCTGCGCTCCATCCAGGCCTCCATCCCCGAGGACGACCCCTACTTTCACCTCACCAAGACGGTCGAGGCCTGCCGCGTCCACCTCTTTGACATCGTCACTCAGTACCGTGCCATCTTCTCTGACGAGGAGCCGCTCCTGGCCCCCGACCAGCCCACCCTCAACGAGGGGGCCATCTTCCACGGCTGGGTGCTGCAGAAGGTCTCCGAGttcctgcaggtgctggagcGCGACCTGCAGCGAGGGGTGGGCGGCCGCCTGGACTCGCTGCTGGGGCAGTGCATGTACTTCGGCCTCTCCTTCAGCAGGGTGGGGGCTGATTTCCGCGGGCAGCTGGCCCCCATCTTCCAGCGCGTCGCCGCCGCCACCTTCGGCAAGGCagtggaggaggcggtggagaAGTTCCAGGAGGAGATGAATTCCTACACGCTCATCTCCGCCCCGGCCGTGCTGGGCAGCGCGGCGGCCGTGCCGGTGCCCACGGCCCAGCCGGGGACGCTGCAGCCGCCCATGGTGCTGCTGGACTTCCCGCCCCTCGCCTGCTTCCTCAACAGCCTCCTGGTCGCCTTCAACGACCTGCGGCTCTGCTGCCCCATCGCCCTGGCCCAGGACGTGGCCACCTGCCTGCAGGACGCCCTCAGCAAG GTGACCAAAATAATCCTGGCTTTCCACCGGGCAGAGGAGGCAGCGTTCAGCGGCCGTGAGCAGGAGCTCTTTGTCCAGTTCTGCACGGCGTTCCTGGAAGATCTGCTCCCCTACCTGAACCGCTGCCTCCAGGTGCTCTTCCCTCCGGCCCAGATCGCGCAGGCGCTGG GCgttcccccagcccagctgcagcgcTTCGGCCGCCTGGGCTGCGTCGACGCGGCCGCCATCGGGGAGCTGCTGGCCGCCGTCCTGCCAGCGCGGGAGGCAGAGCCGCTGCCGGGCGAGGAGGAGCCGGTGCCGCAGAGCGCTGTGCCTGCTCCAGCTCCGTGCCCACCGCAGCAGCGGGAGGAGGGTGCCGTGGTGGGGGAGCCCCCGGCAGCACAGGGCCAGGAGGACCCCGCGGACCCCGCAGCGGGGGCTCTGCTGCCGGACGCGCCGCCAGCCGTGAGCTAG
- the VPS4A gene encoding vacuolar protein sorting-associated protein 4A, with product MTTSTLQKAIDLVTKATEEDKAKNYEEALRLYQHAVEYFLHAIKYEAQSDKAKESIRAKCVQYLDRAEKLKDYLRSKERQGRKPVKEAQNDNKGSDSDSEGENPEKKKLQEQLMGAIMMEKPNVRWSDVAGLEGAKEALKEAVILPIKFPHLFTGKRTPWRGILLFGPPGTGKSYLAKAVATEANNSTFFSVSSSDLMSKWLGESEKLVKNLFELARQHKPSIIFIDEVDSLCGSRNENESEAARRIKTEFLVQMQGVGNSSDGILVLGATNIPWVLDSAIRRRFEKRIYIPLPEEAARAQMFKLHLGNTPHSLTDANIHELARKTEGYSGADISIIVRDALMQPVRKVQSAMHFKKVRGPSRTNPNLIVDDLLTPCSPGDPGAIEMTWMEVPSDKLMEPIVCMSDMLRSLATTRPTVNAEDLLKVKKFTEDFGQEG from the exons ATGACCACGTCCACCCTGCAG aaAGCCATCGACCTGGTGACCAAGGCGACGGAGGAGGACAAGGCCAAGAACTACGAGGAGGCGCTGCGGCTGTACCAGCACGCCGTGGAGTACTTCCTGCACGCCATCAAAT ATGAGGCGCAGAGCGACAAGGCCAAGGAGAGCATCCGCGCCAAGTGCGTGCAGTACCTGGACCGCGCCGAGAAGCTGAAGGACTACCTGCGCAGCAAGGAGAGGCAGGGCAGGAAGCCCGTCAAGGAGGCCCAGAATGACAACAAGGG GAGCGACAGCGACAGCGAGGGCGAGAACCCGGAGAagaagaagctgcaggagcagctgatgG GTGCCATCATGATGGAGAAGCCCAACGTGCGGTGGAGTGACGTGGCTGGCCTGGAGGGAGCCAAGGAGGCCCTGAAGGAAGCCGTGATCCTGCCCATCAAGTTCCCACACCTGTTTACCG GGAAGCGCACGCCCTGGCGAGGGATTCTGCTCTTCGGGCCCCCTGGCACTGGCAAGTCCTACCTGGCCAAGGCCGTGGCCACCGAAGCCAACAACTCCACCTTCTTCTCCGTGTCATCCTCAGACCTGATGTCGAAGTGGCTGGGAGAGAGCGAGAA gctggtgaagaacctctttgAGCTGGCGAGGCAGCACAAGCCCTCCATCATCTTCATCGACGAGGTGGACTCGCTGTGCGGCTCCCGCAACGAGAACGAGAGCGAGGCGGCCCGGCGCATCAAGACGGAGTTCCTGGTGCAGATGCAGG GTGTGGGCAACAGCAGCGATGGGATCCTGGTGCTCGGCGCCACCAACATCCCCTGGGTACTGGACTCGGCCAtcaggaggag GTTCGAGAAGCGCATTTACATCCCGCTGCCCGAGGAGGCGGCGCGCGCCCAGATGTTCAAGCTGCACCTGGGCAACACGCCGCACTCACTGACGGACGCCAACATTCACGAGCTGGCCCGCAAGACCGAGGGCTACTCGGGGGCTGACATCAGCATCATCGTGCGGGACGCCCTGATGCAGCCCGTCCGCAAGGTGCAGTCGGCCATGCACTTCAAGAAG GTCCGTGGTCCCTCCCGCACCAACCCCAACCTCATCGTGGACGACCTCCTGACGCCGTGCTCGCCCGGGGACCCGGGGGCCATCGAGATGACCTGGATGGAGGTGCCCAGCGACAAGCTGATGGAGCCCATCGTCTGCATG TCGGACATGCTGCGCTCCCTGGCCACCACCCGCCCCACGGTGAACGCCGAGGACCTCCTGAAGGTGAAGAAATTCACAGAGGACTTTGGGCAGGAGGGATAA